Proteins encoded in a region of the Pseudomonas syringae KCTC 12500 genome:
- the ubiH gene encoding 2-octaprenyl-6-methoxyphenyl hydroxylase — translation MSRFNIAIVGGGLVGASLALSLQAGAKARGWKIVLIEPFAPGEAWQPSYDARSSALSFGSRRIYERLGLWQQISRRAEPILQIQVSDRGRFGATRLSAIEEGVPALGYVVENAWLGQALWAGLDRDVVSWRVPAEVKHMQPLADGYRLSLSDDSELDCDLAVLADGGRSSLREQLGIGVRQRPYDQHALIANITPSEAHCGQAFERFTEDGPMALLPLPDNRCALVWTRPGNDTQRLAELDDRSFLEELQGVFGYRLGTLRQVGARHVYPLALIEAEEQVRSHLVILGNAAHSLHPVAGQGFNLSLRDADALAETLLDSDAPPGELPTLQLYRERQRQDQQLTVGFSDKVTRLFGSSRSAVATGRNVGLLGLDLLPAAKRWFARQAMGLGTRSDV, via the coding sequence ATGAGCCGCTTCAATATCGCCATCGTCGGCGGCGGACTGGTCGGTGCAAGCCTTGCGTTGTCGCTGCAGGCCGGTGCCAAGGCGCGCGGCTGGAAAATCGTGCTCATCGAGCCCTTTGCGCCGGGTGAAGCCTGGCAGCCCAGCTACGATGCGCGTTCTTCGGCACTGTCGTTCGGCTCGCGACGCATCTATGAACGGCTTGGCCTGTGGCAGCAGATTTCCCGACGCGCCGAGCCGATCCTGCAAATCCAGGTGTCTGACCGGGGTCGCTTCGGCGCCACGCGCCTGTCTGCGATCGAAGAGGGCGTTCCGGCGCTCGGCTATGTGGTCGAAAACGCCTGGCTCGGTCAGGCTCTGTGGGCCGGGCTGGACCGTGATGTGGTCAGTTGGCGTGTGCCGGCCGAGGTCAAACACATGCAGCCATTGGCCGACGGTTATCGCCTGAGCCTGAGTGACGACAGCGAGCTGGACTGCGACCTGGCGGTGCTGGCCGACGGTGGCCGTTCCAGCCTGCGCGAGCAGTTGGGTATCGGGGTGCGGCAACGGCCCTACGACCAGCATGCGCTGATTGCCAATATCACGCCGAGCGAAGCTCACTGTGGTCAGGCGTTCGAACGTTTTACCGAGGACGGGCCGATGGCGCTGCTGCCATTGCCGGATAACCGCTGTGCGCTGGTCTGGACACGTCCGGGCAACGATACCCAGCGTCTGGCCGAGCTGGACGACCGCAGTTTTCTGGAAGAGCTGCAGGGCGTATTTGGCTATCGCCTGGGCACGCTGCGTCAGGTCGGTGCTCGGCATGTCTACCCCTTGGCACTGATCGAAGCCGAAGAGCAGGTGCGCTCGCATCTGGTGATCCTGGGCAACGCGGCGCACAGCCTGCATCCGGTCGCCGGACAGGGGTTCAATCTGTCCTTGCGTGACGCCGATGCACTGGCCGAGACGCTGCTGGACAGCGACGCGCCGCCCGGTGAGCTGCCGACTCTGCAGCTCTACCGTGAGCGTCAGCGCCAGGATCAGCAATTGACCGTGGGCTTCTCCGACAAGGTGACACGCCTGTTCGGCAGCTCCCGGTCGGCGGTTGCCACCGGGCGTAACGTCGGGTTGCTCGGGCTGGACCTGCTGCCTGCCGCCAAGCGCTGGTTTGCCCGCCAGGCCATGGGTTTGGGGACTCGATCCGATGTGTGA
- the pepP gene encoding Xaa-Pro aminopeptidase, translating to MIQIPKSEYARRRKALMAQMEPDSIAILPAAAVAIRNRDVEHVYRQDSDFQYLSGFPEPEAVVVLIPGREYGEYVLFCRERNPERELWEGLRAGQEGAIREYGADDAFPINDIDEILPGLIEGRDRVYSAMGSNPEFDRHLMDWINVIRSKAHLGAQPPKEFVALDHLLHDMRLYKSAAEIKVMRCAADISARAHVRAMQACRAGLHEFSLEAELDYEFRKGGSKMPAYGSIVASGRNGCILHYQQNDAVLRDGDLVLIDAGCEIDCYASDITRTFPVNGRFSTEQKAIYELVLKAQHAAFEAIGPDKHWNQAHEATVKVITAGLVELGLLRGDVGELIESEAYKMFYMHRAGHWLGMDVHDVGEYKVGGEWRVLEVGMTLTVEPGIYISPDNLEVAKKWRGIGVRIEDDVVVTRQGCEILSGGVPKTVAEIEALMAAAQEHVA from the coding sequence ATGATTCAGATCCCGAAGTCCGAGTACGCCCGCCGCCGCAAGGCTCTGATGGCTCAGATGGAGCCGGACAGCATTGCAATCCTGCCTGCCGCTGCGGTTGCCATTCGCAATCGTGACGTCGAGCACGTTTACCGGCAGGACAGCGACTTTCAGTACCTGAGCGGCTTTCCCGAGCCCGAAGCGGTGGTGGTGCTGATCCCCGGTCGTGAATACGGCGAGTACGTATTGTTCTGCCGCGAGCGCAATCCCGAGCGCGAGCTGTGGGAAGGCCTGCGTGCAGGACAGGAAGGCGCGATCCGCGAATACGGTGCGGACGACGCGTTTCCCATCAATGACATCGACGAAATCCTGCCCGGCCTGATCGAAGGCCGGGATCGGGTGTATTCGGCGATGGGTAGCAATCCTGAATTCGACCGGCACCTGATGGACTGGATCAACGTGATTCGCTCCAAGGCGCACCTCGGTGCCCAGCCGCCCAAGGAGTTCGTGGCGCTGGACCACTTGTTGCACGACATGCGCCTGTACAAGTCCGCTGCGGAAATCAAAGTCATGCGTTGCGCGGCGGATATTTCCGCGCGGGCCCATGTGCGCGCTATGCAGGCCTGTCGCGCGGGGCTGCATGAATTCAGCCTGGAGGCCGAGCTGGACTACGAGTTCCGCAAGGGCGGTTCGAAGATGCCTGCCTACGGCTCGATTGTCGCCTCGGGGCGCAACGGTTGCATCCTGCATTACCAGCAGAACGACGCGGTGCTCAGGGACGGTGATCTGGTGTTGATCGACGCAGGCTGCGAAATCGACTGCTATGCCAGTGACATCACCCGAACCTTTCCGGTGAACGGCAGGTTTTCCACCGAGCAGAAAGCCATTTACGAGCTGGTGCTCAAGGCCCAGCATGCGGCCTTCGAGGCCATTGGTCCCGACAAGCACTGGAACCAGGCGCACGAGGCGACGGTCAAGGTGATTACGGCCGGACTGGTCGAGCTGGGCCTGCTGCGCGGCGACGTCGGCGAGCTGATCGAAAGCGAGGCCTACAAAATGTTTTACATGCACCGTGCCGGGCACTGGCTGGGCATGGATGTACACGACGTCGGCGAATACAAGGTCGGCGGCGAGTGGCGCGTACTGGAGGTCGGCATGACGCTGACCGTTGAACCCGGGATTTACATATCCCCCGACAACCTGGAAGTCGCGAAAAAATGGCGAGGTATTGGTGTGCGAATCGAGGATGACGTGGTTGTGACCAGGCAGGGGTGTGAAATTCTGTCCGGCGGCGTGCCCAAGACCGTCGCCGAGATTGAGGCGTTGATGGCGGCTGCACAGGAACACGTCGCATGA
- a CDS encoding YecA family protein — protein sequence MPIQNSPYKAFATLLNSGGHQVSPAELHGLLLGRSCAGAGFDNEGWFADASVLLETEPQDNIRQALVGLQEMVKGELTGDDMTVVLLLPGDDEPLTERAAALGQWCQGFLAGFGLAIGDKPLGTEAKAVLEDLAAIAQVQDALEESEDGETDYMEVMEYMRVAPLLLFTEFNEPSAPQPKPSLH from the coding sequence ATGCCCATTCAGAATTCTCCGTACAAAGCGTTCGCCACTCTGCTCAACAGTGGCGGTCACCAGGTATCTCCCGCCGAGCTGCATGGCCTGTTGCTGGGGCGCAGTTGCGCAGGTGCCGGTTTCGATAACGAAGGCTGGTTTGCCGACGCGTCGGTCCTGCTCGAAACCGAGCCGCAAGACAATATCCGTCAGGCGCTCGTCGGCTTGCAAGAGATGGTCAAGGGCGAGCTCACCGGTGACGACATGACCGTCGTGCTGTTGCTGCCGGGCGACGACGAACCGCTGACCGAGCGTGCTGCTGCGCTGGGCCAATGGTGTCAGGGGTTCCTGGCAGGTTTCGGTCTGGCCATTGGCGACAAGCCGCTGGGCACTGAAGCCAAGGCGGTTCTGGAGGATCTGGCGGCGATTGCCCAGGTTCAGGACGCGCTGGAAGAGTCCGAAGACGGCGAAACCGACTACATGGAAGTCATGGAGTACATGCGCGTAGCGCCGCTGCTGCTGTTCACTGAATTCAACGAGCCGTCCGCGCCGCAACCCAAGCCTTCACTGCACTGA
- a CDS encoding TIGR02449 family protein: MEDTDLQALMKRVELLLKYAEQLKGQNALLLAQEKTWREERAQLIEKNEIARQKVESMISRLKALEQDS, from the coding sequence ATGGAAGACACCGACCTGCAAGCGCTGATGAAACGTGTGGAGCTGCTCCTGAAGTATGCCGAGCAACTTAAAGGCCAAAACGCACTCTTATTAGCTCAGGAAAAGACCTGGCGCGAGGAACGTGCCCAACTGATTGAAAAAAACGAAATCGCCCGGCAGAAGGTCGAGTCAATGATTTCGCGCCTTAAAGCCCTGGAGC